From the genome of Anabrus simplex isolate iqAnaSimp1 chromosome X, ASM4041472v1, whole genome shotgun sequence, one region includes:
- the LOC136886075 gene encoding F-box/LRR-repeat protein 2 has protein sequence MEGAVKSAAEALPSEVLERIFSYCTQKDLVQSIQNVCSRWREVAQSTRLWKRVTYCPSENTSSEQIVKMLKISPKLQNLILKIEHGDAVLHAITENCAELKKLQISELPDLDLNFLKNLQEKCPKVEHLSIPDTVLTDLDKCEVVAKFVNLKVLILTRFREKRGSVYLKPLADHCKELEHLEFQHMKFEMNDLRHFLCMRKGTLHTLGLRCCSESGECVLPVVSTCMLETLSLFSFSVCCRHAEKIKYFRRLKTVRALTIEDLQFTKPDLIKKIFENENMAQLRKLSLYRAYSFNDEVTDVIVTNCPLLQSLTLDLCEMMTDASLKMVTNFKQLSSLTLSTNNKITDAGIFHLQDVKGLNYLRIECCERVTKLGMNSIVNLSTLRDLKLRRQDLSEFQWDLIPHNMKYLRCLDINSCGEDIVAIKKMKRQLPGLRVSLDGNTSSEYCTVDDSLNLSYEFFP, from the coding sequence ATGGAGGGTGCAGTAAAGTCCGCAGCTGAAGCTCTGCCCAGTGAGGTACTCGAGAGAATCTTCTCATATTGCACTCAGAAAGATCTTGTTCAGTCGATTCAGAACGTGTGTTCTCGGTGGAGAGAAGTGGCGCAGAGTACGAGGCTGTGGAAGCGTGTAACGTATTGTCCTAGTGAGAACACAAGCTCTGAACAAATTGTGAAGATGCTCAAGATTTCTCCCAAGTTGCAGAACCTGATTCTCAAGATTGAACACGGTGATGCAGTTCTGCATGCAATAACAGAAAATTGTGCGGAGTTGAAAAAGTTACAAATAAGTGAACTGCCAGATCTAGATCTAAACTTTCTAAAAAACTTGCAGGAAAAATGCCCAAAAGTGGAACATTTGAGTATTCCAGACACAGTGTTGACAGACTTAGATAAGTGTGAGGTTGTTGCAAAGTTCGTCAACTTGAAGGTGTTAATTTTGACGAGATTCCGAGAGAAAAGGGGTTCGGTCTACTTAAAACCGCTTGCAGACCATTGCAAGGAACTGGAACATTTAGAGTTTCAACATATGAAGTTTGAAATGAATGATCTTCGCCATTTTTTATGCATGAGAAAGGGCACATTACACACTCTCGGATTACGTTGCTGCAGCGAGTCTGGTGAATGTGTTCTTCCAGTCGTGTCCACGTGTATGCTGGAAACCTTATCTCTCTTCTCCTTCTCAGTCTGTTGCAGACATGCCGAGAAAATCAAATATTTCCGAAGACTCAAGACTGTAAGAGCACTTACAATTGAAGATTTGCAGTTCACAAAACCAGATCTCATAAAAAAAATCTTTGAGAATGAAAATATGGCACAGTTAAGGAAGCTGAGCCTCTATCGTGCATATAGTTTTAATGATGAAGTTACTGATGTAATCGTTACGAACTGCCCACTCTTACAGAGTCTTACTTTGGATCTCTGTGAAATGATGACTGATGCTAGTTTGAAGATGGTTACCAATTTTAAACAACTCAGTTCCTTAACTTTATCTACAAACAATAAAATAACAGACGCTGGTATATTTCACTTACAGGATGTGAAGGGTTTGAACTACCTTAGAATTGAGTGTTGTGAGAGGGTAACTAAACTAGGTATGAATAGTATTGTAAATTTGAGTACATTACGGGATCTGAAGCTGCGGAGGCAAGACCTGTCTGAATTCCAATGGGATCTAATTCCACATAACATGAAATATCTGAGATGTCTTGACATCAACTCTTGTGGAGAGGACATTGTTGCTATCAAGAAAATGAAGAGACAGCTCCCTGGTTTAAGAGTCTCACTGGATGGGAACACTAGTTCTGAATATTGTACTGTAGATGATTCTTTGAATTTGTCATACGAATTTTTTCCATGA